A window from Hemibagrus wyckioides isolate EC202008001 linkage group LG19, SWU_Hwy_1.0, whole genome shotgun sequence encodes these proteins:
- the LOC131370434 gene encoding islet amyloid polypeptide, whose protein sequence is MNHLKLPAMLLLLLMLLQCVTTAPNNRFSISSTEQVDDSLDGKRWTDSGLLKNPFLQLAGLRPERGLNTDSSLQHHIEKRRCNTATCMTQRLADFLIRSSNTIGTVYIPTNIGANTYGKRDVFQSPYLLPL, encoded by the exons ATGAATCATCTAAAACTGCCTGCCATGCTTCTTCTGCTGCTTatgctgctgcagtgtgtgactACGGCACCAAACAACAG GTTTTCCATCTCCTCCACTGAGCAGGTGGATGACTCACTGGATGGGAAAAGATGGACGGACTCAGGCTTGCTGAAGAACCCTTTCCTCCAACTGGCCGGATTGCGACCTGAGAGGGGACTCAACACAGACAGCAG CCTGCAGCACCacatagagaagagaagatgcaACACGGCCACATGTATGACCCAGAGGCTGGCTGACTTTCTCATTCGCTCCAGTAACACCATTGGCACTGTTTACATCCCCACTAACATAGGTGCAAACACCTATGGCAAGAGGGACGTGTTCCAATCACCCTACTTACTGCCTCTTTAG